Proteins found in one Nostoc sp. NIES-3756 genomic segment:
- the thiL gene encoding thiamine-phosphate kinase yields MTKVKEIGEQGLLERLQRFCPSDVIGDDAAVLVTEAGQSLVVTTDMLVDGVHFSDATTSPEDAGWRAAAANLSDLAAMGATPLGITVALGLPGDLSVSWVESLYQGMTQCLQQYHTPIVGGDVVRSPITSLSITAFGQVHPNRIIRRSAAQVGDAIVVTGVHGASHAGLKLLLDPQIGKDLSTAQKTALIKAHQRPQPRLDVLSHLPLIPIAGMDSSDGLADAVLQICRASGVGAVIRSSQIPLPTAFDHWLTPEQALNYALYGGEDFELVLCLSPDAATTLVKQLGQGATIIGTITSDTRVLLHHQNTKIPDQVLSLSQGFQHFSQ; encoded by the coding sequence CCATCAGATGTTATTGGCGATGATGCGGCGGTATTGGTGACAGAAGCCGGACAATCTTTAGTAGTCACAACAGATATGCTCGTTGATGGCGTGCATTTTAGCGATGCTACCACTTCCCCAGAAGATGCTGGATGGCGTGCGGCGGCGGCGAATTTATCAGATTTGGCGGCGATGGGTGCAACTCCTTTGGGGATCACTGTTGCACTGGGGCTTCCAGGGGATTTGAGTGTTAGTTGGGTGGAAAGTTTATACCAGGGGATGACACAGTGCCTGCAACAATACCATACCCCGATTGTGGGTGGGGATGTAGTGCGATCGCCTATCACCAGTTTATCCATTACTGCTTTCGGTCAAGTCCACCCCAACAGGATTATCCGCCGTTCTGCCGCTCAAGTCGGAGATGCGATCGTAGTCACAGGTGTTCATGGAGCCTCCCACGCGGGCTTAAAACTGCTGTTAGACCCTCAAATAGGCAAAGACCTCTCCACAGCCCAAAAGACGGCTTTAATCAAGGCACACCAGCGTCCCCAGCCACGATTAGATGTCCTCTCCCACCTCCCCCTAATTCCTATCGCCGGTATGGATAGCAGCGACGGTTTAGCAGATGCGGTGTTACAAATTTGTCGCGCCAGTGGAGTTGGTGCGGTTATACGAAGCTCCCAAATTCCTCTACCAACCGCTTTCGACCATTGGCTAACACCAGAACAAGCTTTGAACTATGCTTTATACGGTGGCGAAGACTTTGAATTAGTTCTATGTTTATCACCGGACGCAGCCACTACTTTAGTAAAACAGTTGGGTCAAGGCGCAACCATCATTGGCACGATTACATCAGATACACGAGTACTACTGCACCATCAAAACACAAAAATCCCTGACCAAGTTCTCAGCCTTAGTCAGGGATTTCAACACTTTAGTCAATAG
- a CDS encoding type I glyceraldehyde-3-phosphate dehydrogenase: MIRVAINGFGRIGRNFARCWLGRQNTNIDLVAVNDTSDPRTNAHLLKYDSMLGKLKDVDITADDNSIIVNGKTIKCVSDRNPENLPWKEWEIDLIIEATGVFTSKEGALKHVNAGAKKVLITAPGKNEDGTFVIGVNHHEYDHNVHHVISNASCTTNCLAPIAKVIHEKFGIIKGTMTTTHSYTGDQRLLDASHRDVRRARAAAINIVPTSTGAAKAVALVIPELKGKLNGVALRVPTPNVSMVDFVVQVEKRTITEEVNQALKDASEGPLKGILDYSELQLVSSDYQGTDASSIIDASLTLVMGNDLVKVMAWYDNEWGYSQRVLDLAELVAQKWV; encoded by the coding sequence GTGATTAGAGTCGCAATCAACGGGTTCGGGCGCATCGGACGTAACTTTGCACGTTGCTGGCTGGGAAGACAAAATACTAATATCGACCTTGTAGCTGTTAATGACACATCAGATCCAAGAACTAATGCTCACCTCCTAAAGTACGACTCAATGCTTGGGAAGTTAAAGGATGTTGACATTACGGCCGACGACAACTCTATCATCGTTAACGGTAAAACCATTAAATGCGTATCTGATCGCAATCCAGAAAACTTGCCCTGGAAAGAATGGGAAATTGATTTAATTATCGAAGCAACAGGCGTATTTACCAGCAAAGAAGGTGCATTAAAGCACGTTAATGCTGGAGCCAAGAAAGTTCTTATCACAGCCCCTGGTAAAAACGAGGACGGCACTTTCGTAATTGGTGTAAATCATCATGAGTATGATCACAACGTACACCACGTTATCAGTAATGCCAGCTGTACAACCAACTGTCTAGCTCCCATTGCTAAGGTAATACACGAAAAATTCGGGATCATCAAAGGCACGATGACCACCACTCACAGCTACACAGGTGATCAGCGCTTACTAGACGCTTCTCACCGTGATGTACGCCGGGCAAGAGCTGCGGCCATCAACATCGTTCCCACCTCCACCGGTGCGGCGAAAGCAGTAGCATTAGTTATCCCAGAACTCAAAGGCAAACTCAATGGTGTTGCCTTGCGCGTACCTACCCCGAACGTCTCAATGGTAGATTTCGTAGTTCAGGTTGAGAAGCGTACTATTACTGAAGAAGTTAACCAAGCTCTCAAGGATGCTTCTGAAGGCCCACTCAAAGGTATTTTGGACTACAGCGAACTGCAATTAGTATCCTCCGATTATCAAGGAACAGACGCTTCCTCCATCATTGATGCCAGCCTGACCTTAGTTATGGGCAACGACCTAGTAAAAGTTATGGCTTGGTATGACAACGAGTGGGGTTACAGCCAGCGCGTTCTCGACTTGGCAGAATTAGTAGCCCAGAAATGGGTTTAA
- the nadD gene encoding nicotinate (nicotinamide) nucleotide adenylyltransferase — MQHLAIFGGTFDPIHWGHLLIAETALQQVPIEKVIWVPSSNPPHKKASCFRHRWEMLQLATQDNLAFSVSSVEKNRPGVSYAINTLTDLSACFPNTHWYWIVGLDTFQTLPRWYRGHELAQMCDWLIAPRLLGGENIAQSELICKQVKQKLGEQSIAIHWHLLNIPLMGVSSSLIRKLYRSGKSIRYLVPENVRAYIMTHNLYSEDSEEK; from the coding sequence ATGCAGCATCTGGCAATTTTTGGCGGTACATTTGACCCTATTCATTGGGGACATTTACTTATAGCCGAAACAGCTTTGCAACAAGTCCCAATAGAAAAAGTAATTTGGGTTCCCTCATCAAATCCTCCTCATAAAAAAGCATCTTGTTTTAGACATCGCTGGGAAATGCTGCAATTAGCTACACAAGATAACCTGGCGTTTTCTGTCTCCTCTGTGGAGAAAAACCGCCCAGGAGTTTCTTATGCGATCAATACCTTGACCGACTTATCTGCTTGTTTCCCAAATACTCACTGGTACTGGATAGTAGGCTTGGATACATTCCAAACCTTACCGCGTTGGTACCGTGGACACGAACTAGCGCAAATGTGTGATTGGTTAATCGCACCCCGATTGCTAGGTGGTGAGAATATAGCTCAAAGTGAGTTAATCTGCAAGCAAGTGAAGCAAAAACTAGGGGAGCAGTCAATTGCTATTCACTGGCACTTATTGAATATCCCTTTAATGGGAGTTTCGTCAAGCCTAATTCGTAAACTTTATCGCTCAGGTAAGTCAATTCGTTATTTAGTGCCAGAAAATGTCAGAGCCTACATCATGACTCACAACCTCTACTCAGAAGATAGTGAAGAAAAATAG
- the murC gene encoding UDP-N-acetylmuramate--L-alanine ligase has product MSNSVDFAGRPFHFIGIGGIGMSALAYVLAKRQLPVSGSDLRPNHITRKLESIGAHIFSRQEASNIEFFGTKVESKEVELNSQEMFPGGNTTLPQVICSTAINSNNLEYQAALKLGCPIFHRSDVLAALIAEYRSIAVAGTHGKTTTSSMIGYMLLAAGLDPTIIVGGEVNAWEGNARIGQSPYLVAEADESDGSLVKHAPEIGIITNIELDHPDHYDTLEEVVDTFQIFAKGCKVLIGSIDCATVRDRLKPTITYSLHQDTEADYTVTNIDYRADGTTALVWEKGKALGVLNLKLLSRHNLSNALAAVAVGRHLGLEFGEIAKGIASFEGARRRFEFRGEVDGITFIDDYAHHPSEIRATLAAARLQARPGQRVVAIFQPHRYSRTLTFLEEFAESFGHADLVVLTDIYSAGEPNLGQISGEQLAEKIAQQHPQVVYQPTISTVCEYLIKTLRPGDLALFLGAGNLNQAIPEIITTLCTPATATL; this is encoded by the coding sequence ATGAGTAATAGTGTAGATTTTGCTGGTAGACCGTTTCATTTCATCGGAATTGGCGGGATAGGAATGTCTGCTCTGGCATACGTTCTAGCTAAACGTCAATTGCCAGTATCAGGTTCTGACCTCCGACCGAATCATATTACGCGCAAATTAGAATCTATCGGCGCACATATTTTTAGTAGACAAGAAGCTAGTAATATTGAGTTCTTTGGGACTAAAGTTGAATCTAAGGAAGTAGAATTAAATTCACAAGAAATGTTTCCTGGTGGCAATACAACATTGCCCCAAGTAATTTGTTCAACTGCAATTAACTCTAACAATTTAGAATATCAAGCAGCATTAAAATTAGGGTGTCCGATTTTCCATCGCTCAGATGTACTCGCTGCTCTCATTGCCGAATACCGCAGCATTGCTGTAGCAGGGACTCACGGCAAAACCACAACTAGTAGCATGATTGGCTATATGTTACTAGCAGCAGGTTTAGACCCGACAATCATTGTCGGTGGAGAAGTCAACGCCTGGGAAGGTAACGCCAGAATAGGTCAAAGTCCTTATTTGGTGGCTGAGGCAGATGAATCAGATGGTTCTTTGGTGAAACACGCTCCGGAAATTGGCATTATCACTAATATTGAATTAGACCATCCTGACCACTACGACACCTTAGAAGAAGTAGTTGATACTTTCCAGATATTTGCCAAGGGTTGCAAAGTCCTCATTGGCAGTATCGATTGTGCAACAGTAAGAGACCGCCTAAAACCTACGATTACTTACAGCCTCCATCAAGATACAGAAGCTGACTACACCGTTACGAATATCGACTACCGTGCTGATGGCACTACAGCTTTAGTCTGGGAAAAAGGTAAAGCTTTAGGTGTGCTGAACTTAAAATTACTAAGTCGTCATAACCTGAGTAATGCTTTAGCTGCTGTAGCTGTTGGTCGTCACCTGGGTTTAGAGTTTGGCGAAATCGCCAAAGGTATCGCCAGCTTTGAAGGTGCAAGACGACGCTTCGAGTTTCGTGGCGAAGTCGATGGTATTACCTTCATTGATGATTACGCTCATCACCCCAGCGAAATTCGGGCTACCTTAGCCGCCGCGCGTCTCCAAGCTAGACCAGGACAAAGAGTGGTTGCTATCTTCCAACCTCATCGCTATAGTCGTACCCTGACCTTTTTAGAAGAATTTGCCGAGTCCTTCGGTCATGCTGATTTAGTAGTTCTGACCGATATTTACAGTGCAGGCGAACCCAATTTAGGACAAATCAGTGGTGAACAGTTGGCAGAGAAAATTGCTCAACAACATCCGCAGGTAGTGTACCAACCAACTATCTCCACGGTGTGCGAGTACCTAATCAAGACTCTGCGCCCTGGTGATTTAGCCCTATTTCTGGGTGCAGGAAATCTCAATCAAGCAATTCCAGAAATTATTACCACACTTTGCACACCTGCAACAGCCACGTTGTAA
- the murB gene encoding UDP-N-acetylmuramate dehydrogenase translates to MKISQAVGNACIVDASNVETQDSDRATNSKIIYLPGTNCEIKSQALLSAYTSYRVGGAAELYVAPRDVEGLQASLQYAKEHDLRVTTLGAGSNLLVSDRGISGLVIATKHLRYSHFDPQIGQVTVAAGESIPSLAWEAAKHGWQGLEWAVGIPGSVGGAVVMNAGAHNSCIADILVSAQVLSPDGTIETLTPEELGYAYRTSSLQGSKRVVTQATLQLKPGFDPAIVTATTRQHKQHRLSTQPYNFPSCGSVFRNPKPYAAGWLIEQSGLKGYQIGGAQVANLHANFIVNRGGAKANDIFSLIRHIQQEVQERWSILLEPEVKMLGEFQAA, encoded by the coding sequence ATGAAAATTTCCCAGGCAGTTGGAAACGCCTGCATAGTTGATGCTTCCAATGTAGAGACACAGGATAGCGATCGCGCAACAAATAGTAAAATTATTTACTTACCCGGTACTAATTGCGAGATCAAATCCCAGGCTTTGTTATCTGCGTATACTTCCTATCGGGTTGGCGGAGCGGCTGAATTGTATGTCGCCCCTCGTGATGTAGAAGGGTTGCAAGCCAGCCTCCAGTATGCAAAAGAACATGATTTAAGAGTAACAACCTTAGGTGCTGGTTCTAATTTGTTAGTTAGCGATCGCGGTATCTCTGGTTTAGTCATTGCTACCAAACATCTGCGTTACAGCCACTTTGACCCCCAAATCGGTCAAGTAACTGTAGCGGCTGGAGAATCAATTCCCAGCCTAGCATGGGAAGCGGCAAAACACGGTTGGCAAGGCTTAGAGTGGGCGGTAGGTATTCCTGGTAGCGTCGGTGGTGCAGTAGTCATGAATGCCGGAGCGCATAATAGCTGCATCGCAGATATATTAGTCAGCGCTCAGGTACTTTCACCAGACGGCACAATCGAGACACTGACACCAGAAGAATTAGGCTATGCCTATCGTACTTCCTCACTACAAGGTAGCAAGCGTGTAGTTACCCAAGCCACCCTCCAATTAAAACCAGGCTTTGACCCCGCCATTGTCACAGCCACAACTAGACAACACAAACAGCATCGCTTAAGCACCCAACCTTACAACTTCCCCAGTTGTGGTAGTGTGTTCCGCAACCCCAAACCCTATGCGGCTGGCTGGCTAATTGAACAATCTGGCTTAAAAGGCTACCAAATAGGCGGCGCACAAGTAGCTAATCTCCACGCCAATTTTATTGTCAATCGTGGAGGAGCCAAAGCCAACGACATCTTCAGCCTCATTCGCCATATTCAGCAAGAAGTCCAAGAACGTTGGTCAATTTTGCTAGAGCCAGAAGTCAAAATGCTTGGCGAATTTCAGGCGGCTTAG
- a CDS encoding YbaB/EbfC family nucleoid-associated protein, giving the protein MTGKGFGGFGLGKMKELADAFKKAQQVQEGAKRLQEELEQMEIQGEAGGGLVKVIVSGNQEPKRVEISPEALAQGADLLSDLVTAAMKDAYNKSTATMRERMEDLTSGLELPGF; this is encoded by the coding sequence ATGACAGGAAAAGGATTTGGTGGCTTTGGCCTGGGAAAAATGAAAGAACTGGCCGACGCTTTCAAGAAAGCGCAGCAAGTTCAAGAAGGCGCAAAGCGACTCCAAGAAGAATTGGAGCAAATGGAAATTCAGGGAGAAGCCGGTGGTGGCTTAGTCAAAGTAATCGTCAGTGGCAACCAGGAACCAAAGCGAGTAGAAATTTCACCAGAAGCTTTAGCACAAGGGGCAGATTTACTTTCCGATTTGGTAACGGCTGCAATGAAAGATGCTTACAACAAGTCTACAGCCACAATGCGGGAACGCATGGAAGACTTGACCAGTGGGTTAGAATTACCTGGATTTTAG
- a CDS encoding low molecular weight protein-tyrosine-phosphatase, translating into MPYKLLFVCLGNICRSPSAENIMNHQIEQAGLSDKIVCDSAGTSSYHIGSPPDRRMNAAAVAKLGITLRGRARQFIKSDFQDFDLILAMDRDNYDDIIALDPIGQYHHKVRLMCDFCSRHKLKEVPDPYYGGTEGFNQVIDLLVDACEGLLQYVTKQQLEA; encoded by the coding sequence ATGCCTTACAAACTATTGTTTGTCTGTCTGGGGAATATCTGTCGCTCACCCTCGGCAGAAAATATTATGAATCATCAAATTGAGCAAGCTGGTTTGAGCGACAAAATTGTTTGTGATTCTGCTGGTACTTCTAGCTATCACATCGGTAGTCCTCCTGACCGACGAATGAATGCAGCCGCAGTAGCGAAGTTAGGAATTACATTACGTGGTCGAGCTAGGCAATTTATTAAGTCTGATTTTCAAGACTTTGATCTTATCCTCGCAATGGATCGAGATAATTATGATGACATTATTGCACTTGATCCAATAGGGCAATATCACCATAAGGTACGTTTGATGTGTGATTTTTGTTCACGCCACAAATTAAAGGAAGTTCCAGACCCTTACTATGGTGGGACGGAAGGCTTTAATCAGGTAATTGATTTGCTGGTTGATGCTTGTGAGGGTTTGCTGCAATACGTCACCAAGCAGCAATTAGAAGCTTAA
- a CDS encoding ABC transporter substrate-binding protein yields the protein MKNAIAFKFRVSISRYIPLLVISSVLLTACGRSNSTNVQSANNPTSTTNQTNTISIGIAFAQTSNVALLGQEGTDGVKIAEKYFNNKGGINGKQIKLIFQDTGGDEVGAINAFQTLINQNNVVSIIGPTLSQQAFSADPIAERNQVPVIGASNTAKGIPEIGDYVARVSSSVAVVAPYAVKAALKQNPKIKKVAVFYAQNDAFNKSETEIFQKTVKDLGLDLITVQKFQTTDTDFQTQASSVINLKPDLAIISGLAVDGGNLVKQLRELGYKGIIIGGNGFNTSHIFSVCGKLCDGIIIAQAYSPEYKNEINSAFRQAYIEQYRKEPSQVSAQSFAALQVYVEALQSLNKKRPINDLTLPQLRKELNQELLKLTYQTPLGEIAFTPVGEVIQKQFYVAQLKMEANGINGKFAFLDIK from the coding sequence ATGAAAAATGCGATCGCCTTTAAGTTCCGCGTTAGTATCTCTCGTTACATACCATTATTAGTTATCTCCTCTGTACTGCTAACTGCTTGTGGTAGAAGTAATAGTACTAATGTACAGTCAGCAAATAATCCCACATCTACAACAAACCAAACTAACACCATTTCTATTGGTATCGCCTTTGCTCAAACAAGTAACGTAGCCTTACTTGGTCAAGAGGGAACTGATGGAGTAAAAATTGCTGAAAAGTATTTTAATAACAAAGGTGGTATTAACGGTAAACAAATTAAATTAATATTTCAAGATACTGGTGGTGATGAAGTCGGCGCGATTAATGCCTTTCAAACATTAATTAATCAAAATAACGTTGTAAGCATTATTGGCCCTACTCTATCACAACAAGCATTTAGTGCTGACCCCATAGCAGAACGTAATCAAGTTCCAGTCATTGGTGCATCAAATACAGCTAAAGGTATTCCTGAAATTGGTGATTATGTTGCCCGTGTTTCTTCATCGGTTGCAGTCGTCGCCCCTTATGCAGTAAAAGCAGCACTCAAACAAAATCCCAAAATAAAAAAAGTAGCTGTATTTTATGCACAAAATGATGCCTTTAATAAATCAGAAACAGAAATATTTCAGAAGACAGTTAAAGATTTAGGATTAGATTTAATTACAGTTCAAAAATTTCAAACCACAGATACTGATTTTCAAACTCAAGCCAGCAGTGTGATTAATTTAAAACCAGATTTAGCAATTATATCTGGGCTAGCTGTTGATGGTGGAAATTTAGTAAAACAACTACGAGAACTTGGTTATAAAGGCATAATTATCGGTGGAAATGGCTTTAATACCTCACATATATTTTCAGTATGTGGAAAGCTTTGTGATGGCATAATTATTGCTCAAGCCTACAGCCCAGAATACAAGAATGAAATTAACTCTGCATTTCGCCAAGCCTACATCGAGCAATATCGTAAAGAACCATCCCAAGTCAGCGCCCAATCTTTTGCTGCTTTACAAGTATATGTAGAAGCGCTGCAATCTTTAAACAAAAAAAGACCAATTAATGATTTAACCTTACCTCAATTGCGTAAAGAATTAAATCAAGAACTACTTAAGCTAACTTATCAAACGCCTCTCGGAGAAATAGCTTTTACTCCAGTAGGTGAAGTAATCCAAAAACAGTTTTATGTAGCCCAATTGAAAATGGAGGCAAACGGTATCAATGGCAAATTTGCTTTTTTAGATATCAAATAA
- a CDS encoding response regulator transcription factor — translation MPLTILVVDDDLGTRLSISDYLELSGYSVITANDGQEALTMVETYHPDLIVTDIVMPRMNGYELVRQVRQQPPFRLLPVILLTARTRTQERILGYQSGCDLYLPKPFELEELAAAIRNLLERSQIIQSEYRFSHKDSSANALPTKTVENHHSVFTHVDKSQLLSSLTAREQEVLEMLTHGLSNIEIGNQLHLSSRTVEKYVSSLLRKTATSNRAELVRFAMTHGLVE, via the coding sequence ATGCCCTTGACGATCCTTGTGGTGGATGACGATCTGGGCACTCGTCTGTCTATTAGTGACTATTTAGAACTGTCTGGCTACTCAGTGATTACGGCTAATGACGGTCAAGAGGCTTTAACAATGGTAGAAACATACCATCCTGATTTGATTGTTACCGACATTGTGATGCCGAGAATGAATGGTTATGAGTTGGTGCGTCAGGTACGTCAACAACCCCCATTCCGTTTACTACCTGTAATTTTATTAACAGCACGTACCAGAACCCAGGAAAGGATTCTCGGTTATCAGTCGGGATGTGATTTATATTTACCTAAACCTTTTGAGTTAGAAGAGTTAGCAGCAGCAATCCGTAATTTATTAGAGCGATCGCAAATCATACAATCTGAGTACAGATTTTCTCATAAAGACAGTTCAGCCAATGCCCTCCCCACAAAAACCGTCGAGAATCATCACTCTGTATTTACCCATGTAGACAAATCGCAATTACTCTCGTCTTTAACTGCTAGAGAACAAGAAGTATTAGAGATGCTAACCCACGGTTTATCGAATATTGAAATTGGCAATCAATTACACCTAAGTTCCAGAACCGTGGAAAAGTACGTTAGTAGTTTATTGAGAAAAACTGCTACCAGTAATCGAGCTGAACTGGTGCGCTTTGCTATGACCCACGGTTTAGTAGAGTAG